The Bacteroidales bacterium genome segment TACCAGGCAGTAGCCATCGATGAAGATGGAAAAGAGATTGTTGGTATGGATATGGAGGGTAAACCGCTTTATGAAAAAGAAATTGGAGTTCGTTTTACGATCCAAAAAGGTGAAGACGGTCAGACTTTGTACCAGGAAACGCATACAACCCTCACAGATCAGCAGGGTTTATTTTCTCTTACCATTGGCAAAGGAAACCCAACAGGGGGTGAGTACACGCACTTAAATGATATCCCATGGATTGATGCCGACCAATGGTTAAAAGTAGAAATATCCATTGAAAATAACGGCAATTATCGGGTAGTCAGCAATCAACAGTTTATGTCCGTTCCTTATTCTTTCTATACGGACAATATTGCTGATAACGCAATTACGACAGCAAAAATCCTCAATCACACCATTCAGAATGAGGATATAGATACCGGTTCTGTAGATACGCGTACCATACTTGATGGCACTATACAAAATGAAGACATTGCCAATGAAACAATAAATTTAACACAAAAAGTGAGGGATACCCTGCCTGTTGAAAATGGAGGAACAGGTAGAGGTTCTGTACCGGAGGGCAGTATCTTAGTCGGGCAAGATGCAAATTCTCTGGATACTGTTATGGTAAGTGATAGTGCAATGATATTGACAAATATAGAAGGTGAAGGCAACACTAAATTATATAAATTTAGAGCCGGAACAGGAACTAGTCTTTCTGTTGATTCCACAAACAATACCATTACTGTCAATACAACCATTTCAGGAGAGGTGGATGCAGATGGTACCAAAACATTGGATATAGGGACTATTGCACCTGGGGACACATATGTATCACCTTCATTTCCTGTACCAGAAGAAAGTAACGGAGAAATGGGCGATATTGTATTAGCTTCTATTGATAAAAACCTGCGGGGATGTATGTTAACCCCTTATTTCTTTAGTACGGAAACCATTAAAGTTGCTATATTTAACGGTACCGGTAGTAATGTAAATCTTGGTAATAATGTTAATGTGAAATTATTAATTGTTCAATAACTATATTTGACCAATTTAACCCGAATAAATCTGAAAGCGGAATAAGTAATGGATTATTCCGCTTTCAGATTTATTTAAACAAAAATAATACAAAACATAAATCCCTTAACGCTATGATTTACTGGCAAAAATTAAAATGTGGCCCAGTATAAAATTAATGTTTTATCAGAGATTCTCTTCAATAAAGTTGGTCATCCGTGTATACAAATGATAAGTGGTGTTGCCTCCGTAGATGCCATGGTTTTTATCCGGATAGAACTGCATTTGAAATTGTTTATCGACCTGCACCAGCTCTTCTGCCAGCTCAATGGAATTTTGCACATGCACATTGTCATCACCTGTTCCGTGAATCAGCAGATAATCTCCTTTCAAGCCCTCCACATGATTGATGGGTGAATTGTCATCATATCCATCGGGGTTATCCTGAGGCAGTCCCATGTAGCGTTCGGTATAAATGGTATCATAAAACCTCCAATTGGTTACAGGAGCAACGGCAATGGCCAGGGAAAAGGTTTCATTGCCCTGGAAAAGACAGTTAGACGACATATATCCTCCATAGCTCCAACCGAATATACCGATACGGCCGGCATCGATATAACTCTTATTTCCGAAATACCGGGCTGCCTCTATCTGATCGATTGTTTCATACTTGCCCAACTGGCCGTAGGTCATTTTTTTAAATTGCTCACCGCGGCCTCCGGTGCCCCGGTTATCTACAACAGCGACAACATATCCCCTTTGGGCAAGCATCTGGAACCAGGCCATATTTCCGCTCCACCGGTCGGTAACCGTTTGTGAGCCCGGACCACCGTATAAATACATAAAAAGCGGATACTCTTTGTTTTCATCGAAATCGGGAGGTGTAATCATATAAGCATTCAAATCGTATTCGCTGGAAGGGGTATGGACCTTTATGAATTGTTTTTCCTGAAAACCATATTTTTCCACATTTGTGTTCAACGCTTCGTTTTCTTCCAACGTCCTGATCTTTTCCCCGTTTCGCTTATGAAGGGTTACCGTCAGGGGTTCGTTAGCCCGGGAATAATAATTGATATAATATTGGAATCCCGAGCTGAAATTGACGCTGTTCCATCCATCTTTCCCTGTAATTTCCTTCTTTCCGGTTCCATCCATTCCGATGGAATAAACCGAACGCTTTAACGGAGATTCTTCGGCAGAAGCATAAAAAACCCGGTTGCTCTCTTCATCGTAACCGAGAAATTCTGTAACCTCCCAATCTCCTGCGGTGATCTGCTGAATCATGTTCCCCTGCATGTCATACAGATAAAGATGGTTGTAACCGCTTTTTTCACTGTAGATAATGAAGTGTTTCCCATCATCCACAAAGGTGGGATAGTCATCCCCGATCTGAGAGATATAATATTCATCGGTCTCCTCGTAAATCACCTCCGATTCACCCGTACCGGCATCCGCCAACATGATCTCAATTTTATTCTGCAACCGGTTCATTCTGATCATGCAAAGTTGATCATTTTCCCTGGTCCACTTAATACGGGGAATATACTGATCGGTTTCCCCACCTGTATCCATTTCCCTGACCGTACCGTCCTTTAAATCGTAAACGTAAATCTCGACTATGGAATTTTTCTCTCCCGCTTTGGGATATTTAAATGTATAATCTTCCGGATAAAGCGAATCACGGTACATGGTCATGTGAAACTCCTTCACCCGGCTCTCGTCAAATTTGTAGAATGCAATCTTATCTCCCTCCGGTGACCAATGGAAACCCTGAGTGAATGCGAATTCCTCTTCATACACCCAATCCGTAGTACCATTGATAATGTGATTGTGCTTACCGTCATGGGTAAGTTGTTCTACTTCTCCCGTTGCCATATCCTTGACAAAAAGATTGTTGTTCCTTACAAACCCTACTTTTAAAGCATCCGGTGAAAAAGTGGCAAGCTTCTGTGCTCCCTTCTTACTCAAAGGTTCAAGGCTCTTCCTGTCGCGATGGAATATAAAATAACGTGCAGTAAAAGACCTCCTGTAAATGGGCTGAATATTGGTTGCAATCAAAATCTTATTCTCGTTCTCACTAAATTCATAACGCCCAATAGTTGATAAATCCTGATAATTATCCAGATTCAGAAGTGTATCAATAGCCTGACCTGATTTATAGCTGTACTTAACGATAGCCGACCGGTCTTCTAATACCGTGTAATGAATGCCATCCTGCATCGAACGCAATCCCTGTACCGACTTTTGGCGGAATTTGTGTTCCTTATAAATATCGTCAAGGGTGATCTTTTTATAATCATTCTGAGAAAAGGTTTCACCGCCAGTGAGGACCAAAACCATAAACAACACTGGGTATGTGAGTAATTTTTGCATAAACGTCATGTTTTAGAATTGTTATTTTATCCATGCAATTATAATAAGAAACATGGTATTTTTCTTATAAGGAACGAATAAAATCTCAGTTTTACAAAAACTATGGTTTTATGTCTAAACATCCTATGAAAATCGATATATTCGTACCTTTTTATGAAGAAGCCTTTCAAAATCCGGTGAAGGTCATAAAAATCAGCAGAGATTCCTAAATTTGTAAAAAAATCTGACGGGCATAAATTGAAAACAAAAACAGAGACATCCTTGTGCGGTTTGTT includes the following:
- a CDS encoding S9 family peptidase translates to MVLVLTGGETFSQNDYKKITLDDIYKEHKFRQKSVQGLRSMQDGIHYTVLEDRSAIVKYSYKSGQAIDTLLNLDNYQDLSTIGRYEFSENENKILIATNIQPIYRRSFTARYFIFHRDRKSLEPLSKKGAQKLATFSPDALKVGFVRNNNLFVKDMATGEVEQLTHDGKHNHIINGTTDWVYEEEFAFTQGFHWSPEGDKIAFYKFDESRVKEFHMTMYRDSLYPEDYTFKYPKAGEKNSIVEIYVYDLKDGTVREMDTGGETDQYIPRIKWTRENDQLCMIRMNRLQNKIEIMLADAGTGESEVIYEETDEYYISQIGDDYPTFVDDGKHFIIYSEKSGYNHLYLYDMQGNMIQQITAGDWEVTEFLGYDEESNRVFYASAEESPLKRSVYSIGMDGTGKKEITGKDGWNSVNFSSGFQYYINYYSRANEPLTVTLHKRNGEKIRTLEENEALNTNVEKYGFQEKQFIKVHTPSSEYDLNAYMITPPDFDENKEYPLFMYLYGGPGSQTVTDRWSGNMAWFQMLAQRGYVVAVVDNRGTGGRGEQFKKMTYGQLGKYETIDQIEAARYFGNKSYIDAGRIGIFGWSYGGYMSSNCLFQGNETFSLAIAVAPVTNWRFYDTIYTERYMGLPQDNPDGYDDNSPINHVEGLKGDYLLIHGTGDDNVHVQNSIELAEELVQVDKQFQMQFYPDKNHGIYGGNTTYHLYTRMTNFIEENL